One window of Fusarium keratoplasticum isolate Fu6.1 chromosome 2, whole genome shotgun sequence genomic DNA carries:
- a CDS encoding Hce2 domain-containing protein, whose protein sequence is MRVLALTAALMGLAAAAPAPAPSATLFDDIVAVSTSTACATPSATPIASTFWVPSDNSRKTCDKATYKAKFAPSDVKRGDFRDCASLLSAFGPHNGTFTIPAVTNAADEYGTGFVPIVKSDSCSLGVRAKGGVMLGDDDVDWIVQKTLQDYSSGFLMAARGSVDCDALDGGKKAKLYWQVYDSEKGY, encoded by the coding sequence ATGCGCGTCCTCGCTCTCACGGCTGCCCTCATGGGTcttgcggctgctgctcccGCGCCCGCCCCTTCGGCCACCCTCTTTGACGACATCGTCGCCGTCTCTACCTCTACGGCTTGCGCAACCCCCTCGGCCACCCCCATCGCCTCTACTTTCTGGGTCCCCAGCGACAACTCTCGCAAGACGTGTGACAAGGCGACCTACAAGGCCAAGTTCGCCCCCTCCGACGTGAAGCGAGGCGACTTCCGCGACTGCGCATCCCTCCTCTCAGCCTTTGGACCTCACAACGGAACCTTTACCATCCCCGCCGTCACCAACGCCGCCGATGAGTACGGCACTGGCTTCGTCCCCATCGTCAAGTCAGACTCGTGCTCCCTGGGCGTCCGAGCCAAGGGCGGCGTTATGctgggcgacgacgacgtcgaCTGGATCGTGCAGAAGACGCTGCAGGACTACTCTTCCGGTTTCTTGATGGCAGCCCGTGGATCCGTCGACTGCGATGCTCTTGATGGTGggaagaaggccaagcttTACTGGCAGGTTTACGACTCTGAGAAGGGTTACTAG